The Eublepharis macularius isolate TG4126 chromosome 12, MPM_Emac_v1.0, whole genome shotgun sequence genomic sequence tttttttcccttgggcAAACTGAAATTTGCCAGGTAAAGTGGATTAAATCGGATGAACCATTCAAGTAGCGAATAATGTTTTCCTGTTTCATGTGTTATGAAGGCTACGAGCAAAAGATATGAAGGGCAACCATTGCTTGTAATGTCCTGCCATTgtgtgaccattgcttggacctaCATGAAACCTCTGGGCCTATGAATCCCCACATGGAGACTGAGCTGTAGGTTGGCTCCAGCCGACTTCTTCATTTCATCTCACCCAAGTCTCCTCAATTCCCCATGGGTTTCATCCATGTAGGTCTCATGATCTgcagcatagccttttggggtGGTCATAGGGGGGaccctctcctctccttcctttttcagtagcagaaaatttggttggatccagctagaattgccaggtccctttactctcctggtgaggagggtggggaCCAAGCATTGACCTTGGTTCATTTCCttccggaagtggcatcatcacgctTGTTGGTGAGCATGCTCCTGGGCTTCACAGGGGCCACTTAAAGAAGTGATGGTTGGCAGGAGCACAGCCGCTGTGTGCTGGGCTGAgagtttttttgcctcccaggtctGTTCTCTGGGCTTTTCCCGCCTGCTGGCCAGGTGTgtagcagcagggggcagaggctgggagcagggatcgCGGCCCCCACAGGGAACCTGACATCCCTAGTTCCATCCCATAAATTTATCCATCTTATCTGATTCTTAGGCCCTTTGTAACGTAcaacttccttctttccttgagAGGTTGAATTGTGCAAGGAGCACAAAGATGAATGAGGTCTTGATCCGGGGGTTCATTACGCCAGTTGACTCTGTTTCCAGCTTACTCCGCAAGTCTGTGGATGAGATTTGACCTGGCTCTGATGCCCCTTGTATCTCAGGCAGAGTGCATCTCCCAAACAGATAAAGGTTTTACTTGCAGAGGTCTGGTCTGTACATGCAGCAAAGAAAGGACACAAAGCTAGACTGTGCCACTTCAGGCTGCAGTTGAAGAATCGTTTTCCAAAGCTTCCCCTTTGTGTAAAGAAAGCAACCTTCCCTGAAAACAAAAAGCCAGCATATCAGAAAGAGAATCTGCTGTGCttattttctatttgcagggaggtgtttccccccctcccccgggagATATTAAAACATGTGATTTCtcccccacctgcagtctgaagtgacaCAGTCCATTCTACTGCCTTACCGTACCATCACCTTGTTCTGCTGCCCGTATAGACCAGGCCTCTGGCGTggttgctgctgaaaatggcctccctgtgATAATGGTTCTCCTTTCCAACTGGGTGAATTTGGGCCCTGTAGATTGGAGGCAGCCTACTGTGAGTGTCCATATCAGCCCTCAAGAATGCCCAGAGCATGGACTGGACAATACCCACTTTGGAGAATTCcccaatttaacaacaacaacaacatttgacttatatactacctttcaggacaacttaatgccacactcagagaagtttacaaagtgtgttgttattatactcatgacaatcatcctgtgaggtgggtggggctgagagagctctgagaagctgtgactgacccaaggtcacccagctggcttcaactggaggagaagggaatcaaacctggttctccagattagagtcctactgctcttaaccactacaccaaactgtctgaCTCCTTATGCTTGTggctgaacagggatttgaacagCAGCTTCCTAGGCTGTGGTGCTCTGTTATACCACGTTCCCTTTATGTACGAACGCGAGGTTGGGGGTGGCAGTGCTGTGTGTGGTTTGATCCTGCTTTGTTTTCCCTCCGCCCTTTTCCCCAGCAGCCGGAAGAAGTCCCTGCGCCTGAGCTCTCCCCTGAGGTGGAGGATGCTGAGAGTGGAGAGAATAAATCCCAACCCAAACGCCTCCACGTCTCCAACATCCCCTTCCGCTTCCGTGATCCGGACCTGCGGCAGATGTTTGGGGTGAGCCTTAACCCTTAAGTCAGGAAATGGTGCCCTACCTCTGGTAGGAGCATGCCCTTAAAACATTTGAGGAAGGGAAGGGGTGCACGATAGAGACTTATAAAATGATACCTGATGTGGAGAAAGGAGGTAAAAGACAATGCAGGGGCAATACAAGTAATTCAGAGCATCGACTCTGTGCAGAAACCGTCACTGTGATGCTATCTCCAGTAGTACAAGCAATCAGCGGTCTGAAGCAGACAGCTGACTCAAGAAGTCTGGCCTGGCCCTACTTAAGCAgtggaaagatacaagatcttctgTGGAGAAACTTGCTGATCTTTAACTGTTTTATCATTAAAGTGCACTGTGCTACAAAACTTGACTCTATAGACATAAGAATTtagtatttattgctgtatttgtattgtcgaaggctttcacggccggagaacgatggttgttgtgggttttccgggctgtattgccgtggtcttggcattgaatgccaagaccacggcaatacagcccagaaaacccacaacaaccaatattgctgtatttattgacCTTAAAGCACAGAGCACTTTCAGCAGTGACTTGTGATGTTCTTATGTCTATGAGTAAAAAGTTTTGTAGCACAGTGTACTTGAATTATAAAACGGTTAAACATCAGCAAGTTTCTCCAcagaagatcttgtatctttccatTGCTGTAGTATTCCGTGGTGCCCTTCAGTTTTTGTGCTGGCTCTACTTAAAGCAGAAGGGAGTCGGTTGTAGGTGCCATAGTTTCATATGGGGGATTTTAAGCAGGCCCCAGATGCTTGGGATGAGTTTAGTGTTGGCCATTTGGCACATGGGAATGAGTACAAGAGGTATGCTGGGAGTAGGGGTGGATGCAAATAACAGAATATGAGAACGCACCATTGATTTGTAAGGGACCCTGCCCTCAGATCTTGGTTTGCATGGTCCCTGAGGTAGCAGGGTATTGCTTGTTGCAGATGTAAATGACCAAATGTCTCCCCCCTCTTTCCTAGCAatttgggaaaatcctggatGTGGAGATCATCTTCAACGAGCGTGGCTCTAAGGTATGGAGTGGCCAAGAAGGTGGGACAGGATGAGGAGGGCTTCCCTAGCAGGACGGTGCATTTCTTTGGTCCAGTAGGGGAAGTGGGGGGATTTGGTGTTGGTTGTACCAGATGTGCAATCCAGAAAGGTGCTTGAGAAGACAATGTTCTTATGAGTTGCCCCTGAAGCAATGCCCCAGCATTGTCTATATTACAAGGGATTTGGAGGCACATCTTTTGAAGCATGAGTTGAGTTGCAAAATGTACCAAGATGGTCCTAGGTATCAAGTACAAGTCAGCACCATGAGAACGTCaagtgatttttgttttttagCTGTTTAGGTATCTCAGTTTTCTGATtgatttttaaatagttttttttatATTTGTTACCTGATTCCCATTTGTTTCAGAGAAAGATAGACCTGTAAATATTTTCAAATAAGTAAAATAATGACAACAGCACTAACTTCCAATCTAACAAATGTCTGCTCTTTTTAGGGTTTTGGCTTTGTCACTTTTGAAAACAGCCAGGATGCTGATCAGGCGAGGGAGAAGCTGAACAGCAGCATTGTGGAAGGGAGGAAGATTGAGGTCAGAATTTTCTTGGATTCTGGGGCGTGTGTGTTCCCGGGTGTCGGCAGAGTGACTATTTAGTGTGCAGAGAAGCAAAGACAATTGAAGAAAACAAAGCGATTTTTATTTTAGGAACTAACGTTATTGCATAGAAAGGGAGAGACGATAGGTACGGAACCTAACGACGTGTCTGGCAGGAGAAGAGGAGAGACAAAGGACTCTTGAGAAGAAGCAGGAAGGAAGCCTGAGAGTTGCATTGTGGGGACAAAGAAAGAAATGACATTTAGTGAAAGGAAGACGGTATTCCTGTCTGACTCATTTCCCTCTTTGTTGTCCCCTGTAGGAGTTTCTTCTGTTGTACACTAGACATGTATATTCCAACACTAGCTTCTATACACTCTAATTGCCAGCAGCTGGAACAGGAAGGTGCATGGTCCCTACAAAACAGGCACCTCTTTGATCAGATTCTTTCTTAATGTTCTTCTCTGCCTGCAGGTGGGAGCCTTGTGCACATGCGGGACAAAACATAGACAGAAATAGGCCCATACTTGCACATATGAATACTAGAGACATGCATAttctttatcctgcctttcctttgaGAAGCTTTGAACAAAGTACGTAGTTGTCCTTTCCTCATTCTagcctcataacaatcctgtaaagtaggttaccAAGATTAAGAGTGAGTGGCCCAAATTGACCCAGCAAGCTTTATGGcggaggggatttgaacccagacttTTGAGATCCTAGTCCTGCACCTCAAGAGTTATGTCACAACCACACATGAGAATGTTGGAACGTACACCAACATCTGGGTATGGCTGGGTATGTTGGGATGCACGCTGTCCCATTCCTTGAGCAGAAACTGACATCAACTTGGGGTGCATCGAGCCACCAAAGGAAGATGTGGATGTTAGGGCCAACGTCTGCCAAAGAAAGCTGTCTTTGCACCACAGTCTTGAATAAATCCTTCCAGGCCATGATAGAAATGGAGAAGAAGGAACTCTTATGGCCCCATTTGGCACAATTTTTAGTTCAGGAAAGAAGTGATGAACCAACAGGACTGTCAGTGAAGAAAGGTGCAAGACATGAAGCTCTCTTAACAGCAGCAAGAGGAGGACTGAGGAAAGGGGACACTCTCCCACCTGTGCTGCATGGCAGTTTTGGCAAGAAGGCTCCAGCTCACAAACAGTTGGGTGGAGCATCTCTCAGAGCTTCAGAAAGCTCTAGGAAGTTTTTAAATCTTCTCTCCAGCTGGCCTGCACACTGCACAGATGACTCACAGGcagggaatggagttccggaacctcttgaaaatggtcacatggctggtggccctgccccctgatctccagccacagcacggaaggcaatctaaactcccctctgtctggagatcagggggcggggccaccagccatgtgaacattttctccgagggcaacccactgagttccaccacctcttttcccagaaaaaaagccctgctcacagatGAACTGTTACTCTATGTTAATTGTACAACCACCTGTGTTCAACACAGTAAATGAATCAAATAACTAGGTTTCTgctgcaaaacaaagaaaaaatggtgggacaaaatagaaaacaaaattgATGTATAATCATGTCagtgctactttttttttttaaagtatgcaaCCCAAAAGAAGCATGTGTGGAGAAATCAGTGTTTGCTGAAGAGGCACATTTATGCAGGGAGTGAAGGTGGAAAAAAGCTTGGTTTACTTCATGGGTGAAAACCCCCCTGTGCTGGCTCCTGTGGTGGAATAGCTACAATGGTGCAGTAGTTGGAAGTGTCAGAGTAGGACTGGGGAAATCCACGTTTAATACCCCcacagccatgaagctcattggatgaccttgaAACAGTCGCCCTTTCTTATTACAATGGGTGGCTGGGAGGATAAATGAAGAGCTGAGTTTCTTGGAAAAAGGTGAAGATAAAAAAGGATTATGTCTCTGTTTACTCCAcataatctacctctcagggttgttacgaggataaaatggaagcgtggggaatgttgtaagctgttttggctcCCTCCTGGGAAGGAAGGTGTGGTATAAGTGGAGTAAAAGAAAAGCAAGGATCACTGATCTTAAAGATGATGCCGTGTCCCCTGTTTGGGGGATCTTGTGCattgcttgatttttttaaaagaaatccttGGGTTTTGCAATCCTTGTAACTTAATGTGGCTTCTGACATGCTCATTGCATGAGGGATCAGGTGCCCACTGGTGTGTTGACCATGCCAGAGTGGGCAATACTGCAATGGGGCAAATCACAAGGAGGAGTTATGcccctccttttcttccctgAAAGCTACTGCTCTTAATCTGGAACCTGTTCGCACTCCCATTGGTCATGCTGAGCCAGTAAGTAACACACAGACTCAAATTGGCCCACTGGGGCCAATCCCACATGCACCTCCAtgtcccctttctctttccacCCCAGGTCAACAACGCCACGGCCCGTTTAGTCACTAAGAAACTCCCGGCAGCACCTGTGGTGAATGGTATGTAGCCAGGGGAGAGAGAAATTCCTTTCCatatcttgtttttaaaaagaggggtgCTGGGGCTCAAAAGGCAGTGCGTGCCAGCACCCTCTGATCTGGCACATGGGGTGGGGACAGAGTCTTTCCAACTTCAtcattttcctaacctgaaacagtCCGGGGGGAGCACTATTTGCACCATTGAGGAAACTTCTGTGTAGCTTTCCGCAGCTCCTCAAGCCcagttcaggtcaggaaaatagtgAAGCGGGAAAGACTTTCTTTTCTTCAAGTGCGCCTggggtgggtgtgtgggtgtgggtgtggggtgCAAGGACAATGTCTCCTACACGTACAGTGTGATGTGTGGGAGCTGTTCCCCGTAGTTCTGTCCTCTGTCCTCTTGTCTTTGTGAGATATATATGGATAATGCAACAACCTGGGTGGGGCCCATCATTGTGGCTAGGAGAGGAAGGCCCACCTGATCAAATAGACCAGCGTGGCTTGTATAGTCACACACATACAGCAAATGCACAAGGTAGAACCATAGGGGTATATTAGAGTGAATGAAAGTCCCTGTTATGAACCTTGATTCCATTCCTTGGTGGTGAAGGTGGATGTGTGGACTTTTCTGTTGGGTTGAGGGATGGGCAAGATCTTAATGAGGTGGTATCTCTTCTGATCTCTCCTTCTGTCTGGTGGTATTTAGGGTGGAAGATTAATCCTGTCATGGGTGCTGTTTATGCCCCTGACCTGTATACAGGTGAGTTGCCAATCCCCTTCTCCCCCTCTGCAAATATTTAACCTGCTAAGCTTCTGCTCCCCGGTATGTCACATATACAACTGTCCCTGTTTAGGGTGCAGTTGATCAGCTGTTAAAATCCACAAAATCACGTTTTTTAGCCAGTGACCTTGCCCAGGGTTGGCCCTATGCTAAGACAGATTAAGGTTTGGGGCATGTTTAAAAAGTGACAATAAATTGTCAGCATGACTTCTGTTCTGAATGCAAGGGATGGAGTCTCTGTTTCTGGCTTCTCAGGGTCTTTGCCAAAGGGATTTCTCAGGATTCAGAGAGCAGGTGCAGTTTGACTAAggtaggagggagaggattttttGACCCCCTTGCCTGGCTTTTGGGCACAATACTTCTGCTGCCGAAGGCATCTCTGGGGAGACTTTCCAGCAGAGGCCTCAGGTGTGTCCTCAGTTCAGATGGATCACCTGTggtgatttgggggcagagctttTGAAGAGGTGTGCGCGCTCATGTTTTGAGACCATGGCTGTTAGCATTCTGAAGTGAACCCACTTTGGGCTGAGAAGTGCAGCCCAGCAGCTTCTCAGAGAGAGTTCTGCTTCGCTGCATGCCAGTGACTGAACCCACCGCTGCCCCTTCCCCATGTATGCAGCATTATCaaatcccctcccccagccacacAAAATTAGGATGTGAAAACTGCACTCCAGGCAAAGCTGTATTCATATAGCTACATAGACTATATATTACAGGATACAGCCAACTGATTAATGTTGGCTTGGGTTCCTGTTCGCTGCATTTTTAAGACCCTGGTGGAGTAATTTGGGGTTTTATGCTTAGGGTGGGACGAACAGCTCTTCTCCATGGGCTACCTGAAGCCATTGCAAGTGGGGAGAGAGGCTTGCCTAAAATTGTGACTCCCTCTTTGAAAGTCTGGTCACGGCTTTCTGGTCCTTGATCTACAGATGAAGACGGCTGGATAGGAGGTTAAGACCAATCCCTGTTGTGTATAACTTATCCTTGCACATTCCCTGTGCATACTTTCTTTTCACAGATggattttgctttttttaaaaatagcgtCTTGTTCGCACGTGTACACAAGTCTCACTGTATAGAGTTGCCTGGTGGtttcttctgggcctggccccaatgagccctccctcaaagaccaaaagagccctggaaagggccctaccCCTTCcacctgccttttattgacagaaactaagcctggaatactggcaaaactcttatggttgcctagcaacaggcactaagggcatctgattaaagctaTAGGCATTTTATcatttttgagttttttaaaaccaCACAATGTTTTTttctagatttcagatttttctgcaaacttggagctttttccaggtgtgtaggaagatctctcTTGCCTatttatggctccagtctccagattttagtatcctcagatcagggccacttggctgttAGTATATCAGATGACCATTCAGTCATATGGGGAAACTTTACCCAAACTTTTATCATGCAAGACAGGGAAAAACCATTTTGTAGCAATAGTTAATCTACCCTAGCACGAGGTATAAAGCCTCCTACCATAAGATAAATGTTGTCTATTGACTGCCTCTCTTACCTTGCTCCTGcttgtatctgataaagggagcttgactctcgtaagtttataccctgaaaatgttcctggtctttaaagtgctactggactcacatcttgctgttttactgcagaccaacatggctacccacctgaagttaCCTTGTTCAAGTTTGTCTTCAAAATTTCTACTTCCTAATggaacattttctctctctctctcttgtgtacTCCTTAACCAGTGGCTAGTATCCCTTACCCCATGATGGCGCCAGCTGCCCTGGCCTATCGTGGGGCTTTGCGGGGGCGTGGTCGAGCCACTATCTACAATCCCATTCGAGCAGCACCTGCCCCTTCACCAGTTCCAGCCTATGGCAGGTGAGTACCACAGGGATGAGGAGGGACCTGTTTTATGAGATGCATGTTACTGATATTCCCTTTAAAATGGGTCTGAAAGTTATGAGatgtcattttttttccaaagtgtATCCCTCAATCATTGTTGAAAAAACAAAAATTTAACCTTCAAGATGCAAAGGGCCAATTTTTTAATCTCAGATTTGTCTGAAACCTCATATCCGTTCCAAGGACTGGGATCACAGGCTTTTCCCACAGAAGTTGCTAGTTAAAAGATCTATGCAGGAACTCCTCAAATGATTggaatactgagggccaagctagacatgcaggtttttaaagagttgggattgggtcccccagacccaacttgagttccctgcagctacacagcagctttggggagtggctgttaaaaataaaggagaccctaaagGGCCTCAGAGTGCCTCCATGgcgggaggaggggctcctccttcccctcaagccatttccccatgccaaaatagcaggggagagaGGATTTCCCCTTGTTTTTTCTACTCCACATGGAGTACTCTgtgcacgtggagcagtaaaaatagaGGGGGGGGACTCctcccatgctattgtgacatggaaaatggcttgaggggggagggaggagacccaacccagacccaactctttaaaaacctacatgtctggtttggcccttagAAGAGCTGGGATGAAGTGCCTTATGCAGGGCAAGGCTGGGGTGGAGATCAACTTTGAGGTAAAACAAGTGATGAGAAAATAGAGGAGGTTGATGATGCCTTGGAGGTGAGAGTGGACTACAAGGAAAAACTATGGGAAGTTTTGATGGACACTGGTGTAGAAGGTTTTAAAAAGGGTTTAGGCAAAAGATGAGTCTGTTGGGACTATTATCCCCAACAGCTGCATAGAACCCCCAGGCTCAGGAGCAgtgtatctctgaataccagttgccgGGAGACAAAATGGTGGCAAAAGACTGTTGCTTGCTTGTGTGCTTCCCAGAATCATCTGTGGGACCTCTTCCGGACAGGGGATGCTTGTCTTATATTCATATGCAAAAAGATATGGGCTAGGGCTAAACTTGCCTCCGAGTTATGGCTTGTTTCTAAAAGTCTTGTCCCAGATGAATGGTGTCTCTTTGCAGTTTTTGAACAGTGATGGAAAAGCAATCTATAGATGCTCAGTGAAAATCATTGTGAGGTCTGAGTGGAATTTGGTGATGGGGTGGATAAGATGGGGTTAACTGTTGGCactgacatcccccccccctttccatctaGTGTCCTGTATCCGGATGGCCTCTACAGCTCTGACCTCTATGTAAGTCTTCATCTGGATGTCTTTGGGGTTTGGGGTTCATGGGCTCCCTGTGTATTCTGGTGCCAGTTGTTTGAAGGTGGGGTAACAGGAAGGACATTGGCCCTCTGGGTCTTTCAAGACAAAGAAAAGGCCTTGAGACAGATCTCTGGGGCAGTGCTCGAGGGACGTGTTTGCATGGGGGATGCTTCAGCTCTATGAAGACTGGTGATCAcgtgcctttggggggggggtgtgcggCTGATGAGATGGTCTAGGAGGAATCTCACGATGGTGTAGGTGAGGAGACTGGAATCTCCTGAGGGTGGTCAGGAGATTCTTTGGGCCACGGGCAAGCTGTGTTTATATCAGCGTGGGAATTGTTACACCCTCCTGGTTGGTGATTGAACAAGTTGGCCAAGATTCAGCTCAATGTCTGCCTTGGCTGTCATTCAGCAAGGGATGCCAAGCTTGTGGAGGAAGTCTCAGTTGAGGATTAGGGGTGGGGGGCATCTTCCTGGGATTTTCATGTAATGCAGAATCTTGGTCTAATTTTCCTCTGTTTTCCGCCCTGCAGGGTTACCCCACAGCTTACCGAGTGGCCCAAACACCCACTGCTGCGGCAGCAACGGCAGCAGCTTATAGTGATGGGTAAGTCTGAAACAGAAGAGTCTGTAGGGTGTCCGTTTTAACGACCTTAAACCGTTTCATCCACAGTGTTGTGTAAAGGAGACATAAAGATGCCCTTTAATTCAACTCCTCCGGGAAGACTTTTTCTCAGGAAGACAGGGCAGTAAAATGTTCACATTGCCATGGGGTGGAGTTGAAGTTCCAACCATTTGCTCCACTGTCAAACTGGGCTAGAAGGATGATTGTATGACCTTTGATGGCTAATAAAGCCAGAGACTCTGCATGGGGGACGGGCTGGCCAATCTGACTTACGAGGGATGCTTCCTCAACCCAAgatgtgggaggaggggggaatctgcTCAAAGGGCGAAGGAGTTTAAAAAGATCTGTAGGTCCATTGTGAGGGTGTCCATTCTGAAACAGGAGCTGGCCAGTTGGGGGTGGAGGGATGGGGATTTGCCTCTATCTGTTGTGTTTG encodes the following:
- the LOC129340154 gene encoding RNA binding protein fox-1 homolog 1-like, yielding MLSPPAVVLHPYSLPVYPPAPQCYSGLVQGSPDATVPPADAMTQTFPAQYPPPPPQARLPPQYHLHSTPSEYPSPTAPDHGLRIFPEQGTTAPEPLPPPPAQPEEVPAPELSPEVEDAESGENKSQPKRLHVSNIPFRFRDPDLRQMFGQFGKILDVEIIFNERGSKGFGFVTFENSQDADQAREKLNSSIVEGRKIEVNNATARLVTKKLPAAPVVNGWKINPVMGAVYAPDLYTVASIPYPMMAPAALAYRGALRGRGRATIYNPIRAAPAPSPVPAYGSVLYPDGLYSSDLYGYPTAYRVAQTPTAAAATAAAYSDGYGRVYTTAEPYHHTVTPAYGVGAMASLYRGGCNRFTPY